The DNA window CCCAGTGCAATGCTTTGCACGTTATCCAACGTAAGATCTGCTATTCCCATTCCAGTTTGTAAAAACGTGAATCCGACAGATTCCTGAATGGCCTGGAATTGGTCTCATCTGGCACGAGGGGTCTGATGATAAAAGGGTCCGGGTCTCTCCTCACCTCTTCTAGGCACTGCTTCTGCATGGTGCTTCCCCCGCCGGCTGGCTTGCCTCTTGCCTCGTACTAAGGCCAGGTGCAGCACAGAGGAACACAGAGAGCGCCAAACACTGTGATTCTGTTTACTGTCCATTTATTCACATTTCATGGATGGATACACTTCCTCAATGGGATCATTCAACAACTAATACAAACTGAGATTACATTGTCCGACGATTCAAGTATTTTAGAGAACGATTTCCGATTTAAAATAGCAAACAATTTATCCATTTGATTGCTGAGAAGTTTCCTGCCTCTGCCATAGCTGTGTCTGCATCAAACGGAGAGCCCTCAGCCTGGACCATCATTGCCACCCGCCACCGACACACAGAGGCCTTGTGCTCAGAACACCGAGTGGGAAGAAAAGTTTTGACGGGCTCCTCACCGTCACCAGCTGGACAAATCCGTTTCTACTGAAAAGCCCTCACTTCCAGAACGAGAATGGATCCTAGGGGTTTGGGAGTAAAGTCCTTTCGTCTGGAAATCTGCAAAGCCTTCAAGTGCACTGCGCCTACGTTTGGATTGTTCTGAAATATAAGGGTATCTGCCAAATGCTCAAAACAAGCAGCTTGTTTACCTTTAAAACTAAACCAAAAGAGCTGTCTCAGTGAAAACTGGTTCTGAACTCTTAACGGTAAAGTAGAATGTTAGTTTTTTTTGCTCTACCCCAGAACAGGTAGATATTTTTTGGCATGCAGCATATCAAAAATACAATTCAGAATTGCAACTGTAAAACAATAATCCTTTTAAGGAAAATCAGTCCATAAACAGACCTGTCCTTCCATGGAAAACACAatctaaactttaaaaactggACACGCGTTTTAGCCTGTAATTCTAACAGTGAAGACATTTACACACAACATAACATTCAATGTTTTGCTTAATGGGAATGCTCAGAAGGAGATgaacagtttaaaaacaaaacggCCACTGGGATACTCAGTGTTTGTCATGAGATAACACAGTCCGATTTAGAATTAAAGATACATACACCCTTTAGGCCACACTTATGACACACACTTTCTAGATTCTCAAACGAAAGACAAAAATTTTAGTCCACATTAAACACTTTAAAGCCTAATTGCtaataatttgttaaaaataaatctaaacccACGGGGCAGAACTGAGGTGTTACACAGGGGATGAAAAGGCAAGCCCTCCAGGGGCCAAGGAGCCCCTCCCCCAGTAACAATACCGGGACTTAGAGTTTACAGTGAAATCCACATACGCGTATTAGGCTCTTTTACACTAATACATAATTAAAGTGGAGACTGGCAAGTTCCTAAAGAGTAAGagtgattttaagaaaatatcacATTTTGACTTACGGTGGGCACATCACATTTCCCCCTGTAATCTTCACGGTAACAGTACAGTCTTAGCAAGAACTTGCAGGGAATGTCTGGAAAAAGAAAGCCACACGTATCCagcaatttaaaaagacaaactatttttacccaggggtgggggggtggatggGGGTGTGAAGAGTTAATCCAATCATGACTTTCGTGCCATTTTTGGTGAACATTCCACATCGCATgcaaaagcaagcagaaggatGCACTGAAGGGTCCCCGACGAGGTGTGTGAGCATTACTTCCTGGTGGGACCCGGGAGCACGCGCAGCTACGCTGTGACCTGCTGAGGTTTGTCCCCCTTATTTCCTCAGCCCGTTAGCAGCTGGATAACCCTAAGGTCaacagggcagggccagggttaCTTTAACAGCATCCACCACCTGTTGACTGAACTCCTCACGAATACTcccagttgtaaaaaaaaaagagcgaggTGACCGCCCCTGCCCCCAACCTCACGCCACACCCGGGTCGATGCCACCCCCGCCCAACAGAGCGAGCGCCTCCCTCTGTGAGCGTCCGGACGAGGTCGCACACCGGGCAGCGAGCTGCAGCGCAGGCGTCGTGAGACACTGGCGCGACTACCTGACCTCAGGTGCTTAAGAGCGACACATCGCAAAATGGATTCCCCGCCTCCTGTACCTCTAAAAGttaaagcttttcttctttttaaatagaagCAGCTGTACTATCTACActgattttgactttttttaaagtcagagacATCACGTGCTGAAGATGAGAATATACGCATGTGAGCCCTTGGGCACGGACCCTGAGCCTTCAAACAGGATCATCCGGTACCAGCATTAAGTGATTCATGAGGAATGAACGAAAGTGGACATTTAGAGCTTTACCTCTAGTTCATATGACCAGAGTCTTCAAAGAACCCTGGTGTTAGTTACCTGACAGCTATGGAGAAGTGGCGTGGGTACTCGTGTGTGTGCCCATGGCTCCCTTCCAAATGGACGTACTGAATATCttactctttaaaaagtaaatggaaatttCAGTATCGAATGCAGAATACACTGCTGTCTAAAAGTTAAAGGCAACATTTACACACacagttttctcttccatttccttattGCATGTTTCCTGGTTAGTTCACATGGCTCCTGTGTCATAAAACCCCTATGATTTAATAAGTTTAGGTTTCAGATCCACAGGGTTCACCATGGGACAAATAACCAAGAGCatattctcttccttttgttGTATGCTTTAACGCTTTCTTTTCTGTAAGGGTCTACAGACTACAAATTTGTGCTTTTAAATCTCATTCCTGgcaatcccccccaccccatttgtCTCCAGGGGGATACAGAAGTAAGAGCACCTCATGAataaacctacaagaccaaagaACAAGCTACTCATTTCCGTTTAAAATCAAACAGCAGTTCCAGAATCACAGTAAAGCAGCCGATGGGGTTAGAGGCCAGCGTCCACACGGAAAAAGCTGAAGGCGAACATTCAGCCCTCACATTTCAGCTGTAAAATAacacaataaagcaaagaaacatCTCCGCCACAGCACAGCAGCACGGTTCACGTGGACACACATCAGCCAAGCCCGCCAGAAAGAAGGCCGCTACAGGCAAGCTCTCTTCTGGACACACCGCCGTGAAAAGCCGCGCCGGGGGTGGCAGCTGACCCCAAACCCCTGGATCGGAAAAGCCTTTGGGAAATCTAATCGATACCCTGATTTCAGTCCATTAAGAAATCACCTGTGGTTAGTTTaataaatgaacattaaaaatcttccaaaaatttcctttcaaatgTATTTCACACATTAGACAGTTCTTAAGAAGGGAGAATACAGTTTCTTGACACTCAACGTTAAAGGTTTTATTGGCCATATTAATCTTCCTCACAAAACTTTTAAGTTATCTGTAAGTCCTAGAATGTCAAagtaggaagagaagaaaactaagTTTAGGGGGCGGTGGGGAAGCAGCAACTTGGCAACCACTCCTCAGCCGAAGCGTGTTCAGGCATCCTTTTTCTCCTGTAAAATTCTGTGCAGCTCATCTGCATCCTCGCTTGTTTTTACCCGAATTAACATGGTAACTGGGGTGGTGGCGTTCTTCTCATCGATGGGTGGGTTTGGAACGCACACAATGAGCACGTTGTTTTTCCCCGTGCGAGCACACGGCATATTGGGCGGGATCAGAACATTGAGCAGTATGTTGCCTGCATTTAAACACAGGGGAAAAGCGCATCAAAACACATAAACTATAGTCCGCGAAACTACAGCTTTAACAGGCTAAACGTTAAACACTGGAGCAACTTATACTTAATGGAGCCACAGGAATGTCCCAAGGACGGCCACAGTTCCCTGCCAGACGCCAGCACGGTGTCCCCGAGAGAGGACCGTGGGCCTCTGGCAGGAAGTGGACTGGGCCTCCCCGAGGAGGACCCACCTTCTGCACACCTGCCCCAAGTCTCCCACAACCATGGCAGCAGCCCTAAACCAGCAGCGCGTCAGAACACACTGTGCTTTCTTGCACTGCAGAAAAAACACGCCAGCATGACGTGGAGGCCTCACTATGTCATTCGAACACAGAACGGTCCGCGGAAAAACGGCTCTGTCAGAGGCCAGCACCGCTCACAGGGTGAGAGTGATGTCGCTATGATAGTATCACAAATTAGTCAAGTCCACAGGAAAGAAGACACAGAAGTTTCTTTCCAGGACACAGTCTGGTGTAGTCTGCCACCACCGACCACTTCCCCTTAGACCCGCCCTGCGCCCAGCCACTACCTCTTCCTTTCAGAGGGCTGTTTTATGAGCTCAGCCACTACCTCTTCCTTTTAAGGGTAAAGCTGGAGGACGGGGTGAAGGGTGGACAGCAACGAGTTAATGAATATTCGGCACATAAAAAGGATTCCTTTAAACAGTTCGTTTCCCTTGAGTGTTTACTAAACCATCCGATTTACCTGTAGCTTCTTAGTCACATACCTAgcacaaaggaaaatgaagaccaTTTCGGTTACTTCTTGGCAATAGCTTTCAATACATCCAGGTTTTCTTATACACTACTACCCTGGTACTCGACTAAATCTATAATCAGTAAGTACAGGATGAATTTGGCCTGAACAAACTCTATTCCGTTCCAAAGAACACATTAATATACTTGAAAATCTCAATGACTAAATCAGCAAAGGGCttttacatactgtgtgattatGATTACTTTGTACCACCTGAAAAAAAAGATACCCACCTAAATTGGTGTCTGCCCGCACTAAAAGCTGTGTCTTCTGATTAGCCGTAGGTTTTAAATGTAGAGTGCCTACACCCTTCTCTTTAAATTCATTGTCTTTCTTGTAAAATAGTTTACacctacagagaaaaataataggtATGATCAGACACTCAATGACAGATCAGGACAGTCACACAGTTTTCTAACAGCCCCTGTTCACACCTGTGTGGAAGTCTGTTATTAAATGACAGCAGAGGAAGCTTAGGAAGAGCCTTCTACTGACCCAGATCGGGTCTGGACACAGGCAGGTAAGAGAAGCTGGTGAGACAGGCTGGAGTCCCTccgtatttttttctattatacagTGGGCCCTATACAGCTCTTTAACGCTTCTGAAACCATCTTTTCTCAAAAGTCAGTCAAAATCACAGCCAAGCATCCCACACCTCCCTGACGTGCTCCTTCGGCCCTGAGCTCAAAAGAACTGACCTGGTCCTTAAAGAAGAGGAACAAATAGAGAACACACACTCTGCCACACAAACACCACCCCCCTTTCCTACTTCTTATTTTTGAATTCTCTTCAGGACTCCTTCAATTTTTGATATCCCAAGATGTTGAAATAAGTCTGGAAAACATGCCTAAGCAAGGCCTAAAATAATGCTGTCAAATGTTTCCCCAGCCTCCTGTCACACATCTCCTTAGGTTATTAATAAACAAAACTACTGCCTGTTCCTTTGATTTActctgattagaaaaaaaaaaaccttgggaatcccctggtggtccagtggttaggacatggcgctttcactgctggggcccgggttcaatccctggtcggggaactaaggtcccgcaagccgtgcggcgtggacaaaaaaaaaaaaaaaaaaatctcaagtcaGGGTCATTCTTTTTACCTCACCtgtgtaattaaattttttaacagGCAAAAGGAATTGCTGGTCTCTTTTAAAAGTTCTCAAAAATAAACATCATTTGGGAATCCCACAGGATTTGGTGATTCACACTATAAAAATTGCTGACTTAAGTCTGCAATGTTTGTATTAGAAAAACACATCCAGGGAAGCTTCTAAAAGGGCACAAATGTTTTTCAGTAAATATCTTTGTTAAAAAGCACTAATTTCACTGAGAGATAATTCAAAATTTCTCTTCAGCCTTCTACTGAAATCAGCAGCTCTCattagacaaacaaaaaacaaaaaccccaaaccagCTCTCATCATTGAGGGAAAGATAAAGTATTTACACATCCTTAACGGGAAGGAATGGCTGCTATGGAGAACTTTTTGGCTGTGAGAAAATCCACGAAGGTTAATGTGTCTCTAGGAAGGAATCCGAGATGCCACCTAATTTAAGAGCAGAAGTAAAACCAAACCTCAAATCAGTGACTAGGTGACTGTCTTTgtaggggaaggaggaggggaagagaagaaaggagaaaaagggagagaatgatGAGATGAGACTGGGGCaggaagatcagaaagaaaagactgtctctAAAGCACctgaaaagaagaagagagctAAATTAACAGAAAAGAGTAGGATACGCCCAGCAGGACATTTTTAGAGTcggattatttttaaataaacaggcTAAGAATTCTTCCTTGTTCCAATTCAAAGAATGGGCACAGCCTGACCCCAGGATGGGACGCCCAGTAAGTCCTGCAAGGACAATGTCACCTGCGCTCTCCAGCCAGAAGCCTCTTTCCACGTCTTTGCGAAGTGGAATTCCCGTGACCATTACTTACTTTTTGGAGTAAAAAGCATCTTCTTCTTTTACTTCAGTAACTACCACTTTGGGGGGCTCATCACTGTCTTCTTCATCTCCACCTTTTATAAAGACAACACTAACTCAGTAAGATGCAAATCAAGAGCTTGAAAATGTGACAAAAGAAGTTCGTTACCTACCCCCCCAACCTACAAATTCCATGTAAGCTGATACAGAAACTGAAATACAATCTAATCGTGTGGGGGCGGGGATAAGGAGGCACTCACTGGATTTCTGCAGAAAGCCTTTGAATCCAAGTGTCTGCGCTTGTATTCAGTGAACAGGCAAACTCACACAGGAAAACAATCAGTCAACACTCACACATACTCAGATTACCCACTgggaaataaaaatctcagaTGGGCTTCCAACACTTTCATCCCCGAATGCTCCTGCGGCTGTAGCTGCATCACGCCAAGGAACAACCAATGAGAGCAACGAccaaagacaatggagaaaataacaaCTTTACAGGACAAGTTGTCAGAGAAATTAGTCCAAAGCCAACTGGAAGCAGTTAAGCTCTGTCTGGGCCACCAGCCCCTGGACATGCTGGTACCACGGGCACCCTCCCAGGCTGAGTCCAACAGCACTTCCCTTCCCTCCAGTGCCGCAACCTCAGGGGAGAGCTAAGTCACTGCTGGACACAAATTACAATCCCCTTAAGGAGAAGGCAACGGCATAAAACTGACTAGCGACTAAGAAAAAGTTCTGGTGCTCAAACAATTCAGGTCACAAGCTCATTTCGATTTTAAGAAGGCACTCCTGAGTTAGGCCCTCCAGCGTGGGGCCCgggcatctttttttttggtacgtgggcctctcactgttgcggcctctcccgttgcggagcacaggctccggacgcacaggctcagcggccacggctcacgggcccagccgctccgcggcatgtgggatcctcccggaccggggcacgaacccgtgtcccctgcatcggcaggcggactctcaaccactgcaccaccagggaagccccgggcatCTGTTATTTAACAACCTCTCCAAGTCTTCCTGTGCGTGAGATGTGTTAACCGCAAGATAAGGAATAAGTGCTTTATGGAGGGGCATCCTGCTGACATGGAGACTTAATTCAAACTCGACATCCCTTCCACAAGCGGCAGAGTCCCTGTGACTATGACAGACTCTCCCTCTGTCGTAGTTAGGGCAGAGAAGAGGGGACTTCTTTATTCTATGCTTTGCCCTGGAGGGCCCTTACCTGAGGATACAGGTGAGGAGGGCAAGGCAACATAAGGAGAGTTTCCCTCCAGGTAGGAAAACAGTATTTAATGGCCCACTAGCAATTGCAGTCTTCCTTCTCAAGGATCAATATGCTGATGCCTGAGAGATATACTTTTAACTGCTTATAAGTAAGAGCCTACATACACAGTTTGTTCACAACCACCATGTGGTGAAGAGGGATTATGATACAACCCCTCTTTTCAGGGAGCTAAGAACCACATAGGGAGTGGAGGGGCTGGGATTAAGGCCTGGTTTGGGGCACTAACATGACACACCACAGAAACTTCTAGAAAGGTGGCTGCAATCCAGACTCATCTTGGGAAAACACTGTCAATTTGTTCCCCCACAGCTATGAAGTCTACCTTTTTCAGAGTAGAGTATGGTTTTGCCGTGTGAATTTATTTATAAGCAaatctcttaaaaacaaacaattcagtgAACGTCCATCatgaatttttcaataaaatactatttttttaatggaaagccAAGTATTTGATAATTTTCAAAGTCACTATGCcagatgtttttatattatttttatttttatactcttaatccttaaaataacccTACCAAATTGGTCTTGCTCCATTTCATGAATAAGGAGACAGACTCAAAGGAGTTAATCAGCTCTCACGTCGGGGAAATGATGGAGCTGTGACGCGAATCCAGATCCACCTCGTGCACAAGGCTACACTTTTCCCACCTAATCCAGAGCCCCCACAGACCCTGAAGACTTCCAGGGCTGACTCCGGGTTTACCTTTGCAGTCGCTGCTGGCACCTTCTGCTCGGCTCTCCAGCGTTTTAGTGGAAAATGGTGAAGAAACTGGTTTACTCTGGGTAATATCTTTGCCAAACAAACTGGAgtttccagaagaaaatgaaaatccagTCAAGGGGCCAGAGTTTAAGGAGCCCAAAACAGAACTATCAATTTTCTTGCCGAAATTAAATGAGGCACTTGTTGCTCCTAGTGACGGGTCCTTGTTCTTTTCAGACACAGCCTCCACCTTCTTTTCAGACGTATCCTCAGTTTTGTTGCCATGAAACAAAAATGTTGACTCTTGCTGTAATTCTGTTGAACCAAACAGGGAAGGAGGCTGTGTTTCAACTGATACTTTGTTGGTTTCACCTTCAGAATTACTGCTGCCACTGTTCCCATGTTGCTGTTCGATGTTTGCTAAGTATTTCTCATAGTCTTTAAAGATAGGTGTCAGATCACAGAGCGGGTTCGTGTTCACGTGCTTCACGATCCAGTCCCGAACAGAGCAGTTTAAGGCCGCCAGCTGCTTATGATAGGCATTCCTGGGGCGGGCGGCACTGGAGGTAAGGCCAGAGGAGGCAGGCTGCTGGCTGTCGCCATTAGTTTTGggatttgaaatctttttttcgACCAAGGAGGTAGGGCCATTTACAGCAACAGACCCTACAGGAAATTACAGTTTTAAGAATTTATTCAGAAGCTGATTTAATTAAGTCATCTTGATTTTCATACCACTCTGTCTTCGTATTTTGTGCTTTTACTGTATCCCATTTTTGTGACAGTTCAAGAAGTATGTGCACGTATAGTATTTGGAAACTAGTTATTACAGAAATCAAATCAAAcattatatatgtgaatatatctattttttacatGCTTGCATTAAAcagctataattttaaaataatctcttccTTCAAAAGGATGGCTTTTTTTTACCTAAAACTGTCAAAATACTATGTTAGTACAAAACTTAATCCCCAAGGTTGTAAGGAGGAACATATATTAATGCAGTTAAAATCTTAATAGAAAGTACTTATCTTAATCACACTAAACATTCTGCCtaatttaaatgaaacagtaCATACTCTTAGAATAACTAGCTAAGTATAATCCAATGAGTCAGGATCATTTCTAAGAACCAAAGATTTTAACCCATGATCCCATTCTCTGTTGTTAATCCCAAGACTTCTTGACCAATCCCCTCAAAACAGGATTAGGCAATCAACATGTCCTGGGCAAAATAAATCCAGACTGGGAACAGTAAGGTATGTGGCACACAGGAAATTCTTGGTACATTTATAATGAAtgagggggtgggatgggaggccTTTACAGAGGGTCTGCTAAgagcttctttttctcctttgacccTTAGGTTGATTCTGAGGTCATTCTCATTTCGCAGTTGAAGATTTGGAGGCTCAAAGGTTAAGGAACTTCACCGAGGTCACACAGAGCTGGTAACTGGCAGAACTGAGAACAGAACCCATGTCTATTTTGGCCTGTGCTCTACTCAGTTACTCTGTAAAGAGCCAAAAGCTCCCTAACTTCCATCCCTTTCACCATTACCCTGTTTTTGCTCATACAGCCTCAGGACCCagaaaaagtacaagaaaaacatctctgaaagttatttttcatagATCCTCTTTACACAGATGTGACTCGGGGGAGAAGAACCTACTCACCAAAGGTGGCCTTGGTCTCGGTCGCTGTCCTTGCACTGGAGAAGGGAGGGGCACTAGTTATGCTGTTTCCATTTGACAGTCCTTCCAAAGGCTTCCCTTCAGCGCCATTACCAAATCCAGAAAACCCTCCTCCTCCAGAAGGTATGACCAAacctttaaaatctttaaagGCCCCTCCACTATCAGactgaaatataaagaaagagcACACATTAGATAACTCTACTTTTTTGTCTCCAAATAAGCAAGTGAATGACAGTATCATCTTGGCTAAATAGTACCCAGAATCCTTATGCAACCAGCATTAAAGGAAACTACCAGCACAAGCAGAAACAGAACATGGATTTTACTCATAACAGCTTTGCAGCCCGAAGCTGCCTTCCTAAAACAGGAAGGACAGATGTAATTTACagtgaaataatgttttaaaatatatttacgaTATAAAAGGTTAAAAAGACTAATTCAAATAAATTGATGGACTCACCACCGAGGCACAGAACTGTAACTAAAAACACATTCTCAACACAACTAAACCCCAAATGAAAGATTTTTCATATATTACTCAAAGACCCTTTGCCTAAGAAAGTTGTAGAAACATCAAGTGAGGTTAATTAAAAGTACTTTACCCAGTACTTATAATTTCCTAAGAAGTTTTGCTGCTTTCAGCCTGCTTTCAGTATACAGGAACTTGCAAAGTTGACTGAGTCCCAATTCTAGATTTTCTGTTAGCTGAGAAATCCagaggcaacattttttttttttttgcggtacacaggcctctcactgttgtggcctctcccgttgcggagcacaggctccgaacgcgtcaggctcagcggctatggctcatgggcccagccgctccgtggcatgtgggatcttcccggaccggggcacgaacccccgtcccctgcatcagcaggcggactctcaaccactgcgccaacagggacgCCCCAGAGGCAACATTTTATTCCCAAggttttctctgctttctttagCAAGGTCATTCTCGCAGACCTATCCTGCTGTTGGTAGCTCTCTCCCATCTCTAACCCAAGATGCTCTGGAAATGTTTGGCATGCCTTATGAAATTCTAACGCTGCTCTCTGCCCCTGGGCTGTGGTCTGCACTGTTTCTGCCTCTTCACTGTCACTTGTCCACAGCTGGCCCGTCCCTCTTTGAGCCTGTCTCCCCTAGGCATCTCGTTCTTCATCATGAGTTTGCACTCTCAGACGTCTTCTCATTTCCCCTGGCTTCAACCTCCTGATGGGGAAATTTCTCAGAGCTGCACCCACCTCTCACACCACTTCCTGTTCTGAGTGGCCAATCAGTACACCTAGTGGTCTCCTAGAGAACTCCACTTGGATGTACCACAGGCccttgaaatacatttttctttttccttttttttttaagagatgtgCATGGCAGCCCAGATGGCAggagagtttgggggagaatggatacatggaTACGGGGCGAGTCGCTTTGCCGTGCACCTGAACTGTCACAATGTTGTTAACTCGCTacaccccaatataaaataaaaagtttaaaaaaaagagagagatgtgcaatttgtttatttttttggccacacctggaagcgtgtgggatcttagctccccgaccagggctcgaacctgcactccctgcattgagaggcggagtcttagccaccagactgccaaggaagtcccgaaatacatttctaaaacaaaatcgATCACCTCCTCCCTAATGAAGCCGCCCCTCCCCCCGGTATCTTCTTCATGAAGGAGCCGCCAAATGTAACTTAGCTCAACACCTACATCCAGCCAGTCACCAGTCTTAAGAATGAAATCAGGCCAGAAAAGAACTCGgaataaagaaaaactgaacagaGCCACCACAGAACATGCAGTTCTGTAGGTTTATTCCGAGGATGCCACCCAAGATGTTCAAACCAGCCTCTCCCGCCTGACGACAGATGTCCAGGTCACCAAGACAGCACTCAAGTGTCTGGAATTTATTTGAGGGATGAGGACTGTACTGGGGAAGAGATATTAAACATGGAGCGATGGCTGAATACTGACCACATGATTTCAGTTCACGAGTTATAACTCATCTTTTATCCTTTGGAACACAggaatgaaacattttaatataccatattatactagaaggaaaaacaaaatgggCAACGCTTCTATTATTCTCAAAGGTATCAGCCTACCCACAGCTCGATCCTAGGGAGCAGACACACTTTGAGAATATCCtgcattttcctttcttactTCCAACACCCACTTCCCTTGTTTCCTACTGCTATGCTCTTTTCCCTCTTCATACTGTCACTCAACTCAAATTTGTCTACATCTGTATCTTATTTCTGCAATTGGATAAGTTCCCTTTAAGGTACAGAtctcttatttacttatttattttttcttctttaatataaatttatttattttatttaatttatttttggctgagttgggtctttgttgctgtgcgtgggcttcctttAGTTGTGATGAGgggggagctactctttgttgtggtgtgcgggcttctcattgtggtggcttctcttgttgtggagcacgggctctaggcgtgtgggcttcagtagttgtggcacatgggctcagtggttgtggctcgcgggctctggggcgcaggctcggtagttgtggtgcgtgggcttagctgctctgtggcacgtgggatcttcccggaccagggctggaacccgtgtctcctgcactggcaggtgcattcttaaccactgtgccaccagggaagtcccagatctcatatttattatctttttctatctccCATGGTCTACACCAAGGATTTTCACAAGTGCACtaggcattttaaaaagcatttattaacaacccaatcaaaaaatgggcataagatctaaacagacatttccccaaagaagacatacagatggccaacaggcacataaaaaaatgttcaacatcgctaattattaaacaaatgcaaatcaaaaactatcaatacaatgaggtatcacctcacgccggtcagaatggccaccatcaaaaagtctacaagtaataaatgctggagaatgtggagaaaaaggaaccctcctacactgttggcgagaatgtaaatttgtgcagccactatggcgaacagtatggaggttacttaaaaaaactaaaaactaccatacaatcccactccttggcacatatccggacaaaactattgatataattcgaaaagatacttgtaccctaatgttcactgcagcactatttacaagagtcaagacagggaagcaaccctaatgtccactgacagatgactggataaagatgtggtatatatatacataatggaatgttactcagccataaaaaagaatgaaataatgccatttgcagcaacatggatggacctagagaatatcatagtaagtgaagtaagccagacaga is part of the Phocoena sinus isolate mPhoSin1 chromosome 10, mPhoSin1.pri, whole genome shotgun sequence genome and encodes:
- the NUP50 gene encoding nuclear pore complex protein Nup50 isoform X2; translation: MAKRIAEKELTDRNWDQEDEAEEVGTFSVASEEVLKNRAIKKAKRRNVGFESDSGGAFKDFKGLVIPSGGGGFSGFGNGAEGKPLEGLSNGNSITSAPPFSSARTATETKATFGSVAVNGPTSLVEKKISNPKTNGDSQQPASSGLTSSAARPRNAYHKQLAALNCSVRDWIVKHVNTNPLCDLTPIFKDYEKYLANIEQQHGNSGSSNSEGETNKVSVETQPPSLFGSTELQQESTFLFHGNKTEDTSEKKVEAVSEKNKDPSLGATSASFNFGKKIDSSVLGSLNSGPLTGFSFSSGNSSLFGKDITQSKPVSSPFSTKTLESRAEGASSDCKGGDEEDSDEPPKVVVTEVKEEDAFYSKKCKLFYKKDNEFKEKGVGTLHLKPTANQKTQLLVRADTNLGNILLNVLIPPNMPCARTGKNNVLIVCVPNPPIDEKNATTPVTMLIRVKTSEDADELHRILQEKKDA
- the NUP50 gene encoding nuclear pore complex protein Nup50 isoform X3, with amino-acid sequence MAKRIAEKELTDRNWDQEDEAEESDSGGAFKDFKGLVIPSGGGGFSGFGNGAEGKPLEGLSNGNSITSAPPFSSARTATETKATFGSVAVNGPTSLVEKKISNPKTNGDSQQPASSGLTSSAARPRNAYHKQLAALNCSVRDWIVKHVNTNPLCDLTPIFKDYEKYLANIEQQHGNSGSSNSEGETNKVSVETQPPSLFGSTELQQESTFLFHGNKTEDTSEKKVEAVSEKNKDPSLGATSASFNFGKKIDSSVLGSLNSGPLTGFSFSSGNSSLFGKDITQSKPVSSPFSTKTLESRAEGASSDCKGGDEEDSDEPPKVVVTEVKEEDAFYSKKCKLFYKKDNEFKEKGVGTLHLKPTANQKTQLLVRADTNLGNILLNVLIPPNMPCARTGKNNVLIVCVPNPPIDEKNATTPVTMLIRVKTSEDADELHRILQEKKDA
- the NUP50 gene encoding nuclear pore complex protein Nup50 isoform X1 is translated as MGSCPGPGGSHMPRSGWVREPWPLSLHVRSLCSATGEATAVRGLCTGEKKPNQNKKKPEDIDQFVWSSFFVQHFISFLALSCCCLICILLQVGTFSVASEEVLKNRAIKKAKRRNVGFESDSGGAFKDFKGLVIPSGGGGFSGFGNGAEGKPLEGLSNGNSITSAPPFSSARTATETKATFGSVAVNGPTSLVEKKISNPKTNGDSQQPASSGLTSSAARPRNAYHKQLAALNCSVRDWIVKHVNTNPLCDLTPIFKDYEKYLANIEQQHGNSGSSNSEGETNKVSVETQPPSLFGSTELQQESTFLFHGNKTEDTSEKKVEAVSEKNKDPSLGATSASFNFGKKIDSSVLGSLNSGPLTGFSFSSGNSSLFGKDITQSKPVSSPFSTKTLESRAEGASSDCKGGDEEDSDEPPKVVVTEVKEEDAFYSKKCKLFYKKDNEFKEKGVGTLHLKPTANQKTQLLVRADTNLGNILLNVLIPPNMPCARTGKNNVLIVCVPNPPIDEKNATTPVTMLIRVKTSEDADELHRILQEKKDA